Within the Echinicola sp. 20G genome, the region TAAACCATAAGCATAGGGCAAAGCCCAACTCGTAATATCATATGTCAAACTATCTTGCAAATACGGTGAAGGTTCAAAGAGCACTTGTGTCAATACCGATTTTGACTGAGCTGTACTGATGATAATATCTTCTTTTGATAAACCAAAAGATACTTCCCTCCCATTCTGGTAGCTAAAACCTTCGAATTTTCCGCTTCTTCCGCTCTGTTGATAACTGATCCTGTTTTTATCCAATAAAGCCAATAAACCGGCGATCCGAGCTGGAGGGTTGTCCCCTTTGATCACAAAACTCTTGTACTTCCCTCTAGGATTTTCACGATTGTTCTTAAAATAGGCTGTATACTCTGACAACAGCCTATCAGCATTTTTGGCGGTAATTTCGATGGCGGACATGGCCGTAGTATGATGGTGACTGATCCGATCCTCTAAGGTCAACGTATCACCTTCAGCAGTATGCACACCAATCCCTGCTGCACCTGACCCTCCCTGCTCAATGGTCATCCCAATGGCACCATTGTAAAGGGGATAAGTATCTCCATAACTAGGATACAAAAGATCAAATACTTCTTTGGTAAAATAAAACCAGTTGTTCTCATCAAAATACTGGGCGGTGTTTCTGCCAAATGTATCTTGAAACTCTAATTGATAATCACTCAATTGTTCATGCAAAGGGACTGCCGCCGGAGCAAAATAATAGGGGCTGTTGATACCTTGTTCATGAAAATCCAAGTGAATCTGTGGCATCCAATCTTGGTACAAAACCATCCTTTGTTGGGATTCTACTTGAGTCTGCCAAGCCCAATCTCTGTTGAGATCAAATAGATAATGATTGGCCCTTCCTCCTGGCCAAGGCTCCTGATGCTCGATGGATTGAAGATCCGGCTGGAGCTGGATGTTCATCTTTTGGTTGTACCACGTGGCATAGCGATCCCTACCATCAGGGTTGATACAAGGGTCGATTACCACCAGGTTTTTCTCCAACCAGCCTTTGTTTTCAGTTTTTGCTGGATCTACCAAAGACCAAAGGGTCTTCATCGTAGCTTCCGAGGAGACGGCCTCATTGCCGTGGACATTATAACTCAACCAGGTTATGGGGATATTGGTCTCTGGACTTCCTTCTTCAAAACCTGCCCGACGTAAGTTATCCACACGAATTTGTTCCAACCGATTGATGTTATTCTGTGCTGACACAAATACCACCAACAAGGGTCTCATTTCATTTGTATGGCCATAATATTGTAATACCACATTACTGTTATTAGCGGCTACGTGCTCAAAGTAATCCACAATCCGGTAATGTGGAGTAAATCGCTCTCCCAACTTATATCCTAAAAAAACCTCAGGACTTTTGGTCTGGGCATGTAGGCAAAAGCTTAAAGAAACAAAAAAGAGGATCGTAAAGGCTTTTTGTAGCATTGTAAAGTCATTCAAATTAGCTATTCGTTTTCACAAATTAAATTCTTTAACCAAGCTGCACAACTTATCCCATATGTATTTATTTTCCCTAACTTAGACAGAGTAAGCATTTTGATAGCCTGAACGGATTCCCAATATGAAAAACATTGCCATCATTGGCGGAGGAGCCAATGGCATCTCCACCTTTATCGAACTTTTTATTCAAATCGTTACCGCTAAACTCCAGAACAAGGTTAGCATAACCCTCATAGAAAAAGATGAAAAATTGGGCTACGGTCTTGCCTTTGGCACTCCCCAACCTGGACATATCCTAAATACTCAAGCCAATCTGATGGGCATCTTTGCCAATGAACCTGCACACTTTGCAGATTGGCTCAAAATCAATGGCGAAAAACATCGTGCTGACATCAAAGTGGATCACGACATGGATAATGCCTATACCACCAGAATGCTTTATGGAGATTATATCGCGGAACAAGCCAACACTTATCTCAAAAGGGCCAAAAAACACCACTTATCGGTAAAAGTTATCCACAGTGAAGCCATTGATATCATAAAGGAAAAAAATGAATATGAACTTACTTTTGCCGACCAAACAAGTCTAAAAGCCAATTATATTGTATTGGCCCTTGGCACTCCCAAACCCAGCACCTTTAAATCATTGATTCAATTCCCCGCTTACCTTGACTTCCCTTGGCCAACATCCAGGATCAAAGAAAAAATCCCTAGCAACTCACATGTAGGTGTACTAGGAACCAGCCTTAGTGCCATTGATTGCGTGATGACCCTGTTGGATAATGGCCATAAAGGCAAGATCAGTCTTTTTTCACCCGATGGAAGCCTGCCCAGAGCGCAACCAATAGAACAAGGTGAATACGAAAGAAAACATTTGACTCTTGAAAATATCCACAAGATCAAAAGAAAAAGCCTTTCCAAGCCCCAGGTAAAAACCTTGATCAGGCTATTTATGAAAGAGGTAGAACATTATGAAGGCCAACCTGTGGATTGGAAAAGCCTTGATAGGACTG harbors:
- a CDS encoding M14 family metallopeptidase; amino-acid sequence: MLQKAFTILFFVSLSFCLHAQTKSPEVFLGYKLGERFTPHYRIVDYFEHVAANNSNVVLQYYGHTNEMRPLLVVFVSAQNNINRLEQIRVDNLRRAGFEEGSPETNIPITWLSYNVHGNEAVSSEATMKTLWSLVDPAKTENKGWLEKNLVVIDPCINPDGRDRYATWYNQKMNIQLQPDLQSIEHQEPWPGGRANHYLFDLNRDWAWQTQVESQQRMVLYQDWMPQIHLDFHEQGINSPYYFAPAAVPLHEQLSDYQLEFQDTFGRNTAQYFDENNWFYFTKEVFDLLYPSYGDTYPLYNGAIGMTIEQGGSGAAGIGVHTAEGDTLTLEDRISHHHTTAMSAIEITAKNADRLLSEYTAYFKNNRENPRGKYKSFVIKGDNPPARIAGLLALLDKNRISYQQSGRSGKFEGFSYQNGREVSFGLSKEDIIISTAQSKSVLTQVLFEPSPYLQDSLTYDITSWALPYAYGLEAYALEEKLAGNQPYPQPGFEENNVDNAVLAYIAPWNDVKHAAFLAALLQEGIRVRYAEYAFDVGGQSYPAGSLIITRGGNEYLDHFHERVVGLANNFQLELGKAKTGFVDKGKDFGSSYVRTIMAPSVAVLSGEGTSSLNFGEVWHFFEQELAYPISVLDAKEVSRLDLSRYDVILMPSGRYTWKDEEKEKVDNWVKDGGKLIAIEGALDMFVNKEGYNLSTYTHEEDMPEEGSLDLEDDTESLIAPYQERERMSISENALGAVFEVEMDSTYALGFGTSGKYYTLKNNSKRYGYLNNGVNAGTIRSTEQYRTGFIGYKVKQRMEESIVFGVENRGSGEVIYMVDNPLFRSFWENGKLIMSNAIFLVGQ
- a CDS encoding FAD/NAD(P)-binding protein translates to MKNIAIIGGGANGISTFIELFIQIVTAKLQNKVSITLIEKDEKLGYGLAFGTPQPGHILNTQANLMGIFANEPAHFADWLKINGEKHRADIKVDHDMDNAYTTRMLYGDYIAEQANTYLKRAKKHHLSVKVIHSEAIDIIKEKNEYELTFADQTSLKANYIVLALGTPKPSTFKSLIQFPAYLDFPWPTSRIKEKIPSNSHVGVLGTSLSAIDCVMTLLDNGHKGKISLFSPDGSLPRAQPIEQGEYERKHLTLENIHKIKRKSLSKPQVKTLIRLFMKEVEHYEGQPVDWKSLDRTDKSPKDLLEWDIACAEKGGDALMNVAYSLRYDSSTIWSWMDTDQKVLFKKWVGGQWAINRHPTPLHNAKKLLRLFQKGQLNVHSMKSPDAVTPVGSGFSIMTDKEEVIEPAFLINATGSSSALENMDGALIQNLLQREYLSPYAVGGALINERTMQVISPNGGDGIYAVGHLANGLLMDVNAVWYNVRTIGTLVKDLVFRLQEKGA